The proteins below come from a single Pedobacter aquae genomic window:
- a CDS encoding nucleotidyltransferase family protein, producing MIIDDKNIEKFIKLCSIYKVERIYLFGSALNQNFSDKSDIDFLVKFKSMDLSYYFDNYINFKEKLEKLFGREVDLVEEQTLRNPVLINSINKSKELVYG from the coding sequence ATGATTATTGACGATAAAAATATAGAGAAATTTATAAAACTTTGTAGCATATATAAAGTTGAGAGGATTTATTTATTTGGCTCGGCTTTAAATCAAAACTTTTCTGATAAGAGCGATATAGATTTTCTTGTAAAGTTTAAATCTATGGATTTGTCATATTATTTTGATAATTATATAAATTTCAAAGAGAAGCTTGAAAAATTATTTGGACGTGAAGTCGACTTAGTTGAAGAGCAAACATTAAGAAATCCTGTTTTAATTAATTCCATTAATAAATCTAAGGAACTTGTTTATGGATGA
- the rplM gene encoding 50S ribosomal protein L13 has product MNTLSYKTVSANKKTVDKQWIVVDAQGEILGRLCSNIAKVIKGKNKPGYTPHVDCGDNVIVINADKVRLTGNKLGDKTYISYTGYPGGQRFISPKELLAKHPERVIEKAVRGMLPKNRLGRAIFKNLYVYAGNEHPHVAQNPKEVKF; this is encoded by the coding sequence GTGAATACGTTAAGTTACAAAACTGTCTCTGCTAACAAAAAGACCGTTGACAAACAATGGATTGTTGTTGACGCTCAGGGCGAGATTTTGGGGCGCTTGTGTTCTAACATCGCGAAAGTGATTAAGGGCAAAAACAAGCCAGGGTACACCCCACACGTAGACTGCGGCGATAATGTAATCGTTATCAATGCAGACAAGGTTAGACTAACTGGTAATAAATTAGGTGACAAAACCTATATTTCTTACACTGGTTATCCAGGTGGTCAACGTTTTATTTCTCCGAAAGAGTTATTAGCAAAACATCCTGAAAGAGTAATCGAGAAGGCTGTACGTGGTATGTTACCTAAAAACAGATTAGGAAGAGCAATCTTCAAAAACTTATATGTTTATGCAGGTAATGAGCATCCACATGTTGCACAAAACCCTAAAGAAGTTAAATTTTAA
- the rpsI gene encoding 30S ribosomal protein S9 has product MSVTNTSGRRKTAVARIYLTEGNGQITVNGKDYTEYFPTLPLQYIVNQAFIVAEVTGQYDVKVNVAGGGIKGQAEAVRLAIAKAIVELDGIRKPALRAKGLMTRDRRMVERKKPGRAKARKRFQFSKR; this is encoded by the coding sequence ATGTCAGTTACTAACACTTCTGGAAGAAGAAAAACTGCAGTTGCCCGCATTTATTTAACTGAGGGTAATGGTCAAATTACCGTAAATGGTAAAGATTATACAGAATATTTCCCAACCTTACCTTTACAATACATTGTTAACCAAGCCTTCATCGTTGCTGAGGTTACTGGTCAATACGATGTTAAAGTAAACGTAGCTGGTGGTGGTATTAAAGGTCAAGCTGAAGCTGTTCGTTTAGCGATTGCTAAAGCTATTGTTGAATTAGATGGAATTAGAAAACCTGCTCTAAGAGCTAAAGGCTTAATGACACGTGATAGACGTATGGTTGAGCGTAAGAAACCAGGTAGAGCTAAAGCTCGTAAGAGATTCCAGTTCAGTAAACGTTAA
- the rpsB gene encoding 30S ribosomal protein S2, protein MARTTYQDLLDAGVHFGHLTRKWNPKMAQYIFMERNGIHIIDLNKTLVKVEEAAAAIKQIVKSGRKVLFVSTKKQAKDIVAEYARSVNMPYVTERWLGGMLTNFATVRKSIKKMTNIDKMTKDGTYDVLSKKEKLMIQRERIKLENLLGGIADLNRLPAALFLIDVKKEHIAVTEALKLNIPTFAMVDTNSDPSNIDFPIPANDDATKSISLIAGIIVKAIEEGLEERKQEKEAESDKEAAAEKAKADAPAVEARKGKKATEVTAEVTEEAKGE, encoded by the coding sequence ATGGCAAGAACAACTTATCAGGACTTATTGGATGCAGGTGTACACTTTGGACACCTTACCCGCAAGTGGAATCCTAAAATGGCGCAATACATTTTCATGGAGCGCAATGGAATCCATATTATCGACTTAAACAAAACTTTAGTAAAAGTTGAAGAGGCTGCAGCTGCTATCAAGCAGATTGTAAAATCAGGTCGTAAAGTATTATTTGTTTCTACAAAGAAACAAGCAAAAGACATCGTTGCAGAATATGCAAGATCTGTAAACATGCCTTACGTAACCGAAAGATGGTTAGGTGGTATGTTAACTAACTTTGCTACCGTAAGAAAGTCAATTAAAAAGATGACTAACATCGATAAAATGACTAAAGACGGTACTTACGATGTATTATCTAAAAAAGAAAAATTAATGATACAGCGTGAGCGTATTAAATTAGAAAACCTTTTAGGAGGTATCGCTGATTTAAACCGTTTACCAGCAGCATTATTCTTAATAGATGTTAAGAAAGAGCATATCGCTGTTACTGAGGCTTTAAAGTTAAATATCCCAACTTTTGCAATGGTGGATACTAACTCTGACCCTTCTAACATTGATTTCCCTATTCCTGCGAATGATGACGCAACTAAATCTATCTCTTTAATCGCTGGCATTATTGTTAAAGCCATTGAAGAAGGTTTAGAAGAGCGTAAGCAAGAGAAAGAAGCAGAATCTGACAAAGAAGCAGCAGCTGAAAAAGCTAAAGCTGATGCGCCAGCTGTTGAAGCTAGAAAAGGAAAAAAAGCAACTGAAGTTACTGCAGAAGTAACTGAAGAAGCTAAAGGCGAATAA
- the tsf gene encoding translation elongation factor Ts, translated as MSTVQISAADVNKLRQQTGAGMMDCKKALTESNGDFEAAVDYLRKKGAKVAASRQDRDSNEGVVIAKTTADGKKGVVVEVNCETDFVAKNADFIAFADAIAAKAIETNPASLEDLLAQELNGTKISDLILDQTGKIGEKIGVSKYEVIEAEKVVAYIHGNYRLGVLVGLSQDAAGVDEAGKDVAMQIAAMSPVGVDKDDVDSRVIERELEIAKEQIRAEGKPEEMVEKIAAGKLNKFYKEQTLLNQEFVKDSSKDIRAFLNGVSNGLTVKSFKRVVLGA; from the coding sequence ATGTCTACAGTACAAATTTCTGCAGCAGATGTAAATAAACTTCGCCAACAAACTGGCGCAGGTATGATGGATTGTAAAAAAGCTTTAACAGAGTCTAACGGCGATTTTGAAGCAGCAGTAGATTACCTACGTAAAAAAGGTGCTAAAGTAGCAGCTTCTCGTCAGGATAGAGATTCTAACGAAGGTGTTGTTATTGCTAAAACTACTGCCGATGGTAAAAAAGGTGTTGTAGTAGAAGTAAACTGCGAAACAGATTTCGTAGCTAAAAATGCTGATTTTATTGCATTTGCTGATGCTATTGCTGCTAAAGCTATTGAAACTAACCCAGCTTCTTTAGAAGATTTATTAGCTCAAGAATTAAACGGAACTAAAATTTCTGACTTGATATTAGACCAAACTGGTAAAATAGGTGAGAAAATTGGCGTTTCTAAATACGAAGTTATTGAGGCTGAAAAAGTTGTTGCTTATATCCACGGTAACTACCGTTTAGGTGTATTGGTTGGTTTAAGCCAAGATGCAGCGGGTGTTGATGAAGCTGGTAAAGACGTAGCTATGCAAATTGCTGCTATGAGCCCAGTTGGCGTTGATAAAGACGATGTTGATTCAAGAGTAATCGAAAGAGAACTTGAAATTGCTAAAGAACAAATCAGAGCAGAAGGTAAACCAGAAGAAATGGTAGAAAAAATTGCTGCTGGTAAATTAAACAAGTTCTACAAAGAGCAAACTTTATTAAATCAAGAATTTGTTAAAGATTCTTCTAAAGATATCAGAGCTTTCTTAAATGGAGTTTCTAACGGTTTAACCGTTAAATCTTTCAAGAGAGTTGTTTTAGGAGCTTAA
- the pyrH gene encoding UMP kinase has protein sequence MKYKRILLKLSGESLMGDQQYGIDNARVLQYAKEIKAVKEEGVEVAIVIGGGNIFRGLSAEKSGMDRAQADYMGMLATVINSMALQNALETVGVYTRLQSAIKMEQICEPYVRRRAMRHLEKGRVVIFGAGTGNPYFTTDSAAALRAIEIKADVVLKGTRVDGIYTADPEKDATATKFDHLSFTEVYDRNLNVMDMTAFTLCDENNLPIIVFDMNKPGNLMKLIKGETIGTLVK, from the coding sequence ATGAAATATAAGAGAATTTTACTGAAACTAAGTGGAGAATCCCTGATGGGAGACCAACAATATGGTATTGATAATGCCAGAGTATTACAATATGCTAAAGAGATAAAAGCGGTTAAAGAAGAGGGCGTTGAAGTAGCTATTGTAATTGGCGGAGGGAATATTTTTAGAGGCTTAAGCGCAGAAAAATCTGGAATGGATAGAGCGCAGGCTGATTATATGGGTATGTTAGCCACCGTCATTAATTCTATGGCGCTACAAAACGCTTTAGAAACAGTTGGGGTATATACTCGTTTACAATCGGCTATTAAAATGGAGCAAATTTGCGAGCCTTACGTTCGTAGAAGAGCCATGAGACATTTAGAAAAAGGAAGAGTTGTAATTTTTGGTGCCGGCACAGGTAATCCGTATTTCACAACAGACTCTGCAGCTGCATTAAGAGCAATTGAGATTAAAGCTGATGTTGTTTTAAAAGGAACCCGTGTAGATGGTATCTACACTGCAGACCCAGAGAAAGACGCTACAGCTACTAAGTTTGATCATTTATCGTTTACTGAGGTATACGATAGAAATTTAAACGTCATGGATATGACAGCTTTTACGTTATGTGATGAAAACAATCTTCCCATTATTGTATTTGATATGAATAAGCCTGGTAACCTAATGAAATTGATTAAAGGCGAAACCATAGGCACTTTGGTTAAATAA
- the frr gene encoding ribosome recycling factor, with protein sequence MNEFIKLELEEASSTMQKALAHTDSEFTKIRAGKASPAMLDGIMVDYYGAPTPLTQVANINTPDARTIVVQPWEKSMIGPIEKAIMISNVGLNPQNDGQLIRLNVPPLTEERRRDLVKKVKEEAETGRISIRNIRKNTNESIKKLKNDGASEDEIKVGEAEVQKITDAYIAKIDQLVELKEKDIMTV encoded by the coding sequence ATGAACGAGTTTATTAAGTTAGAACTGGAAGAGGCAAGCTCTACCATGCAAAAAGCTTTAGCCCATACGGATAGTGAGTTTACTAAAATTAGAGCGGGTAAAGCGTCTCCGGCTATGTTAGATGGCATAATGGTTGATTATTATGGCGCTCCTACTCCGCTTACGCAAGTAGCTAATATCAACACACCAGACGCAAGAACCATTGTGGTACAACCATGGGAGAAAAGCATGATTGGCCCCATAGAAAAAGCCATCATGATTTCTAATGTAGGCTTAAACCCACAAAATGATGGGCAATTGATAAGATTGAATGTACCACCTTTAACAGAAGAAAGAAGACGCGATTTAGTGAAGAAAGTTAAAGAGGAAGCAGAAACAGGCAGAATCAGCATCAGAAACATCAGAAAAAACACGAATGAAAGCATCAAAAAACTAAAAAATGATGGTGCTTCTGAAGACGAGATTAAAGTTGGCGAAGCCGAAGTTCAGAAAATTACCGACGCTTACATTGCCAAAATTGACCAATTGGTTGAGCTGAAAGAGAAAGATATCATGACTGTTTAA
- the ald gene encoding alanine dehydrogenase, with translation MIIGVPKEIKNNENRVAVTPAGAAAFVKNGHQVYIQKSAGLGSGFTDEDYAKVGAQLLDTIEEVYAVAEMICKVKEPIAEEYPLVKENQLIFTYFHFASSEALTKAMIASKAICLAYETVEKKDRSLPLLIPMSEVAGRMAIQEGAKYLGKPTGGRGVLLGGVAGVKPANVLIIGGGIVGTQAAKMAAGLGANVTMMDVDLQRLRYLEDIMPANVDTVISNEYNLEEAVKTADLIVGAVLIPGAKAPHLVTRSMLKLMKPGTVLVDVAVDQGGCIETCTPTTHENPIFIIDGIVHYCVANMPGAVPYTSTLALTNATLPYALQLANKGWVKAVKENEELRKGLNIVNGDVVYKGVADAFNLPLEPIRLEEEIPA, from the coding sequence ATGATTATAGGAGTACCGAAGGAAATTAAGAATAACGAGAATAGGGTTGCAGTTACTCCTGCCGGTGCAGCTGCTTTTGTGAAGAATGGTCATCAGGTTTATATCCAAAAATCTGCTGGTTTAGGTAGCGGTTTTACCGATGAAGATTACGCAAAAGTAGGCGCTCAATTACTGGATACCATTGAAGAGGTTTATGCTGTTGCCGAGATGATTTGCAAAGTAAAAGAGCCTATTGCAGAAGAATATCCTCTAGTAAAAGAAAATCAATTAATATTTACATATTTTCATTTTGCATCATCCGAGGCTTTAACAAAAGCTATGATTGCTAGTAAGGCTATCTGTTTAGCTTATGAAACAGTAGAGAAAAAAGATAGAAGCTTACCACTTTTAATTCCTATGTCTGAAGTAGCAGGCAGAATGGCTATACAGGAAGGGGCTAAATACCTAGGTAAACCAACAGGCGGCAGAGGAGTTTTATTGGGCGGCGTTGCCGGAGTTAAGCCCGCTAATGTCCTCATCATTGGTGGTGGTATTGTTGGTACACAGGCTGCTAAAATGGCCGCTGGCTTAGGGGCTAATGTTACCATGATGGATGTAGATTTACAAAGACTACGTTATTTAGAAGATATCATGCCTGCCAATGTAGATACTGTAATTTCTAACGAATATAATTTAGAAGAAGCTGTAAAAACAGCAGATTTAATTGTTGGTGCCGTTTTAATACCCGGAGCCAAAGCGCCTCATTTGGTTACACGTTCTATGCTAAAGTTAATGAAACCGGGAACGGTTTTGGTTGACGTAGCTGTAGACCAAGGCGGTTGTATAGAGACTTGTACGCCTACTACACATGAGAATCCTATATTTATCATAGATGGTATTGTGCACTATTGTGTAGCTAATATGCCGGGTGCTGTGCCTTATACCTCTACTTTAGCTTTAACCAATGCTACTTTACCCTATGCTTTACAATTGGCAAACAAAGGGTGGGTAAAAGCCGTAAAAGAAAATGAAGAATTAAGAAAAGGATTAAATATTGTAAATGGAGATGTAGTTTATAAAGGCGTTGCAGATGCTTTTAACTTACCATTAGAACCCATCAGATTAGAAGAAGAAATACCTGCTTAA
- a CDS encoding Lrp/AsnC family transcriptional regulator: MEVDKTDLKILKLLQENAQLTFKEISQQINLSITPIHDRIKRMEKEGVIEKYVTILNKKKVGTSLVVYCNITLDKQTRHNFTEFEERVTQFPEVVECHIVSGGFDYLLKVITKDMESYNQFHQQKLSVMSTVAHIHSFFVMSEIKSTTVLHLED, encoded by the coding sequence ATGGAAGTAGATAAAACAGACCTTAAAATATTGAAACTTTTGCAAGAAAATGCGCAGTTAACCTTTAAAGAGATTTCACAACAAATTAATCTTTCTATCACACCTATTCATGATCGTATAAAAAGGATGGAGAAAGAAGGGGTGATAGAAAAATATGTTACCATCCTCAATAAGAAAAAAGTAGGTACATCATTAGTGGTATATTGTAACATCACTTTGGATAAACAAACACGGCATAATTTCACCGAATTTGAAGAACGTGTTACCCAATTTCCAGAGGTTGTAGAATGCCATATTGTTTCTGGAGGTTTTGATTATTTGCTTAAAGTGATAACCAAAGACATGGAGAGCTACAACCAGTTTCATCAACAGAAATTATCTGTGATGAGTACAGTGGCACACATCCATAGTTTCTTTGTGATGTCTGAAATTAAGAGTACAACGGTTTTACATTTGGAGGATTAA
- a CDS encoding LutC/YkgG family protein, with protein MSSREKILATCTANKPALVDLPQLSDEHLTHYDDKIAQFKLILEGIGGKVVALENIEQVKEEIAIHKQSGEFVVDTVFNTDDALKAQTSFDLERVDRAYLQATLGVAENGSVWLYEAQMGNRLLPFICQHLFIVLDKATLVDNMYQAYQKLQVQETGFGVFIAGPSKTADIEQSLVIGAHGARSLTVYLV; from the coding sequence ATGAGCTCAAGAGAAAAAATATTAGCAACCTGTACCGCAAATAAACCAGCTTTGGTTGATTTACCCCAGCTATCAGACGAGCATTTAACCCACTACGATGATAAAATAGCTCAGTTTAAGCTAATTTTAGAAGGTATAGGCGGTAAAGTTGTTGCTTTAGAAAATATAGAGCAGGTAAAAGAGGAAATTGCTATACATAAGCAATCAGGAGAATTTGTAGTTGATACCGTTTTTAATACGGATGATGCCTTAAAAGCGCAAACTTCATTTGATTTAGAACGGGTAGACAGAGCCTATTTACAAGCAACTTTAGGCGTAGCAGAAAATGGTTCGGTATGGTTGTATGAGGCACAAATGGGCAACAGGTTATTACCTTTCATTTGCCAGCATTTATTTATTGTTTTAGATAAAGCTACTTTGGTAGATAACATGTATCAGGCATACCAAAAATTACAAGTTCAGGAAACAGGCTTTGGTGTTTTTATTGCTGGTCCATCTAAAACCGCCGATATTGAGCAAAGTTTAGTGATAGGTGCCCACGGAGCAAGAAGTTTAACGGTTTATTTGGTTTAA
- a CDS encoding lactate utilization protein B, with protein MSNLKTLDHAAAAEIFIKDEARTDWHDDTLWFVRQKRDKAVHGIAEWEQLREWASEIKNHTLSNLDNYLIAFEKQAEANGIKIHWAADALEHNQLMHKILKDNNISRIVKSKSMLTEECHLNDYLKKQGIEVVDTDLGERIVQLRDEAPSHIVLPAIHLKKQDVSETFHEHLHTEEGNNDPQYLTEAARQHLRDHFIQSELAITGVNFAIAETGGFVVCTNEGNADMGAHTAKIHVACMGIEKIIPKTEHLGVFLRLLARSATGQPITTYSSHFQKPRSGQEMHIIIVDNGRTKQLGRADFRNSLKCIRCAACFNTCPVYRRSGGHSYHTAVAGPIGSILNPNLDMKANADLPFASTLCGSCSNVCPVKIDIHEQLWKWRQVIVEEGYVKPEKKIAMKGMAWLFSNPKVYRWAGKSGRWFLRTMPFLGNNKLNVWYKQREMPEAPKQSFHDWYQQNKNK; from the coding sequence ATGAGTAATTTAAAGACTTTAGACCACGCTGCTGCGGCAGAGATATTTATAAAAGATGAGGCCAGAACAGATTGGCATGATGATACCTTGTGGTTTGTGCGCCAAAAGCGAGATAAAGCTGTACATGGTATTGCCGAGTGGGAACAGCTAAGAGAATGGGCCTCTGAAATTAAAAACCATACGCTTTCAAATCTTGATAATTACCTCATTGCTTTTGAGAAACAAGCTGAAGCCAATGGTATTAAAATTCATTGGGCTGCTGATGCTTTAGAGCATAACCAGTTGATGCATAAAATCTTAAAAGATAATAACATCAGCCGCATTGTGAAAAGCAAGAGTATGCTTACGGAGGAATGCCATTTAAATGATTATTTAAAAAAACAAGGCATTGAAGTGGTGGATACAGATTTGGGCGAGCGTATTGTACAATTGCGTGATGAAGCGCCTAGTCATATCGTTTTACCAGCTATTCACCTTAAAAAACAAGATGTTAGTGAAACTTTTCATGAACATTTACATACCGAGGAAGGAAATAACGACCCTCAATACCTTACAGAAGCCGCTCGACAACATTTAAGAGACCATTTCATTCAATCAGAACTAGCTATTACGGGTGTTAACTTCGCTATAGCAGAAACTGGGGGCTTTGTGGTATGTACCAATGAGGGTAATGCTGATATGGGTGCCCACACCGCTAAAATTCATGTGGCCTGTATGGGGATAGAAAAAATTATTCCTAAAACAGAGCATTTAGGCGTGTTTTTAAGATTACTAGCCAGAAGTGCAACTGGGCAACCTATCACCACCTATTCTAGTCATTTTCAAAAGCCAAGATCAGGGCAAGAAATGCACATCATTATTGTTGATAATGGTAGAACTAAACAGTTAGGCAGAGCCGATTTTAGAAACTCATTAAAATGTATTCGTTGTGCAGCATGTTTTAATACCTGCCCGGTGTACAGACGTAGTGGCGGACATAGCTATCATACCGCTGTTGCTGGTCCTATTGGTTCTATCTTAAATCCAAATTTAGATATGAAAGCCAACGCAGACTTACCTTTTGCATCAACCCTATGTGGTTCTTGCAGCAATGTTTGCCCAGTTAAGATTGATATTCATGAACAATTGTGGAAATGGCGACAAGTCATCGTAGAAGAAGGCTATGTGAAGCCAGAAAAGAAAATAGCTATGAAAGGGATGGCTTGGCTATTCTCTAATCCTAAAGTTTACAGATGGGCTGGTAAATCTGGAAGATGGTTTTTAAGAACGATGCCTTTCTTAGGCAATAATAAATTAAACGTTTGGTATAAACAAAGAGAAATGCCAGAAGCACCAAAGCAAAGTTTTCACGATTGGTATCAACAAAACAAAAACAAATGA
- a CDS encoding (Fe-S)-binding protein has protein sequence MKVGLFIPCYIDQFYPQVGIATYQLLKKLGCDVDYPENQTCCGQPMANSGFSPLTGGCDKNFVANFDAYDYIVAPSGSCVLHIKEHLKDDKNPEKAQKIRNNIYELTEFLVDILKVEHLSSNFPYKVGFHTSCHGQRGLHLSSMTERVLPQFSKPEQLLQKVKGLQLSYPERKDECCGFGGTFCVFEEAVSVKMGKDRIEEHQKNEVDYITAGDVSCLMHLEGILKRQGSKVKAIHLAEILNHE, from the coding sequence ATGAAAGTTGGATTATTTATACCTTGTTATATAGATCAGTTTTACCCTCAAGTGGGTATCGCCACCTATCAATTATTAAAAAAATTGGGCTGCGATGTTGATTATCCAGAAAATCAAACCTGCTGCGGACAGCCTATGGCTAATAGTGGTTTCTCTCCTTTAACTGGGGGCTGTGATAAAAACTTTGTTGCCAATTTTGATGCTTATGACTATATCGTAGCGCCATCTGGTAGCTGTGTTTTGCATATTAAAGAGCATCTTAAGGATGATAAAAATCCCGAAAAGGCACAAAAAATTAGAAATAACATTTATGAATTGACCGAGTTTTTGGTTGATATTTTAAAAGTAGAGCATCTTTCTTCAAACTTTCCTTACAAAGTTGGTTTTCACACCAGTTGCCACGGACAAAGAGGCTTGCATTTATCATCTATGACAGAAAGGGTATTACCGCAATTCTCTAAACCAGAGCAATTGCTGCAAAAAGTTAAAGGTTTGCAATTGTCTTATCCAGAGCGTAAAGATGAATGTTGTGGTTTTGGTGGTACTTTCTGCGTATTTGAAGAAGCTGTAAGTGTGAAAATGGGTAAAGATAGGATAGAAGAGCATCAAAAAAACGAGGTAGATTATATCACCGCTGGTGATGTAAGCTGCTTAATGCACTTAGAAGGAATTTTAAAAAGACAAGGTAGTAAGGTAAAGGCCATACATCTGGCAGAAATATTAAATCATGAGTAA
- a CDS encoding helix-turn-helix domain-containing protein yields the protein MKPHLLKIALNPEHSFNVRYDIVPHFYDKWHYHHEVELVYIIKGTGLQFIGDEIYRWKPGDMLLIGSNLPHLWRSDEEFLLPDSLEKVEAIVVHFLPSCFGADFFSLPEHQEINRLLNQSKKAFRIQDACRDLVADKLFQLLKASKSKRTILLLDILSDLADSPLKKPVLDKESDFINQPSEMDRLNNIYQYILNNFTEEVSLDQAAQIAHLTPPAFCRYFKTRTRKTFSRFLLELRTAHAAKLLTESSKTVAEICYESGFNNFSNFNRHFKNIIGRTPLEHRKFFRVL from the coding sequence ATGAAACCTCACTTACTTAAAATAGCTTTAAACCCCGAGCATTCTTTTAATGTAAGGTATGATATTGTGCCGCATTTTTATGATAAATGGCATTATCATCATGAGGTAGAATTGGTTTATATCATTAAAGGAACAGGTTTACAATTTATTGGCGATGAGATTTACCGTTGGAAACCCGGCGATATGTTATTAATAGGCTCAAACCTGCCCCATTTATGGCGTAGTGATGAAGAGTTTCTTTTGCCAGATTCATTGGAAAAAGTTGAGGCCATTGTGGTACATTTTTTACCTAGCTGCTTTGGTGCAGATTTTTTTAGTTTACCAGAACATCAGGAAATCAACAGGTTGTTAAATCAATCAAAAAAAGCTTTTAGAATACAGGATGCGTGTAGAGATTTAGTTGCCGATAAGCTATTTCAGCTGCTTAAAGCTTCAAAGAGTAAAAGAACCATTTTGCTTCTAGATATTTTATCAGATTTAGCTGATAGTCCGCTTAAAAAGCCTGTTTTAGATAAAGAATCAGACTTTATCAATCAACCTAGTGAGATGGATAGGTTAAATAATATATATCAATACATCCTGAATAACTTTACAGAAGAGGTGAGTTTAGACCAAGCTGCACAAATTGCACATTTAACTCCTCCGGCTTTTTGCAGATATTTTAAAACCAGAACACGCAAAACCTTCTCTAGATTTTTATTAGAGTTAAGAACTGCCCATGCTGCCAAGCTACTGACAGAAAGTTCTAAAACGGTAGCCGAGATTTGTTATGAAAGTGGTTTCAATAATTTCTCGAACTTTAACAGGCATTTTAAAAATATCATTGGAAGAACGCCTCTAGAGCATAGAAAATTTTTTAGGGTTTTATAA